A region from the Spirochaetaceae bacterium genome encodes:
- a CDS encoding phosphatidate cytidylyltransferase yields MITKYVETWGSLPRAGGRPVRGAAQVEVFRKSIHLTIAAVPAIAAVDVLAAAGLLAVGIAIYAAAEQARIAGVRVALISELTVLALRERDRQGFVLGPVTLGLGAMLALMLYPEPAASVAIYALAFGDSAAAVVGTAVGRIRIPLTGGKSVAGTAACFLAVLAVTLHVTGNLNASLAVAAAAALLEAAPTRDYDNLLVPAGVGLVAMAVL; encoded by the coding sequence TTGATAACCAAGTACGTGGAGACATGGGGTTCTCTCCCACGCGCCGGAGGCCGCCCCGTCCGCGGCGCAGCGCAGGTCGAGGTGTTTCGCAAGTCGATTCACCTGACGATCGCGGCGGTGCCTGCCATCGCCGCGGTCGACGTGCTGGCCGCGGCCGGCCTGCTGGCGGTGGGTATCGCGATCTACGCCGCCGCCGAGCAGGCGCGCATCGCCGGCGTGCGCGTGGCGCTGATCTCCGAGCTCACCGTGCTGGCGCTGCGCGAGCGCGACCGGCAGGGTTTCGTGCTCGGTCCGGTCACGCTGGGACTGGGTGCGATGCTGGCCCTGATGCTGTACCCGGAGCCCGCGGCATCGGTGGCCATCTACGCGCTGGCGTTCGGGGACAGCGCGGCGGCGGTCGTGGGCACGGCGGTGGGCCGCATCCGCATTCCCCTTACCGGGGGCAAGAGCGTAGCGGGCACGGCGGCGTGCTTCCTGGCCGTGCTGGCCGTCACGCTGCACGTCACCGGCAATCTGAACGCCTCCCTGGCCGTCGCCGCCGCCGCTGCGCTGCTGGAGGCGGCCCCGACGCGCGACTACGACAACCTGCTGGTCCCTGCGGGCGTCGGCCTGGTCGCCATGGCGGTGCTGTAG
- a CDS encoding 6-phosphofructokinase, giving the protein MTALRNIGIITSGGDAGGLNGVIRGAAGMCRHLGIGARVIPNGYAGLYNLVDIDRLVRLDAERVDRIDATRAGSEAGHSRVKISRIDDPDKYDRIVRGLARHRIDALVISGGDDTGSVVVDLVEHGIRCVHAPKTMDLDLQTYSVGGDSAVNRIAQMVQDAKTTGTTHNRIMITEVFGRYAGHTALRGGLAADADCILLPEVPADMDVVYAHAKERLYRRVRGSDVRAGTYTIVVAEGLRDAGGAVMTDAGAGVDAFGHGKLAGAGKYVRQSLERRIAADPDTEAYMRGTGQFVAGIYEAPEVRELTPSHLVRSGPSTAYDVNFGKQIGAGAVALLAAGISGVTVAGGDAGEVRYLATAAAIEQCHVAQETVAFYEALGVCFGRAPVTVELRPRKVSALDQRYL; this is encoded by the coding sequence ATGACAGCGCTTCGCAACATCGGCATCATCACCAGCGGCGGCGACGCCGGCGGACTCAACGGGGTCATCCGCGGCGCCGCCGGCATGTGCCGGCATCTCGGCATCGGCGCCCGCGTCATTCCCAACGGTTACGCCGGCCTGTACAACCTCGTCGACATCGACCGCCTGGTGCGGCTGGACGCGGAGCGGGTGGACCGCATCGACGCCACCCGCGCCGGCTCCGAGGCGGGTCACTCGCGGGTCAAGATCTCCCGCATCGACGACCCGGACAAGTACGACCGCATCGTACGCGGGCTCGCCCGGCACCGGATCGACGCGCTGGTGATCTCCGGCGGCGACGACACCGGCAGCGTGGTGGTGGACTTGGTCGAGCACGGCATCCGCTGCGTGCACGCGCCCAAGACGATGGACCTGGACCTGCAGACCTACTCGGTCGGCGGCGACTCGGCGGTCAACCGCATCGCGCAGATGGTGCAGGATGCCAAGACCACCGGCACCACCCACAACCGCATCATGATTACCGAGGTGTTCGGCCGCTACGCCGGCCACACCGCCCTGCGCGGCGGCCTGGCCGCGGACGCCGACTGCATCCTGCTGCCGGAGGTGCCGGCCGACATGGACGTCGTGTACGCGCACGCCAAGGAGCGCCTGTACCGGCGCGTGCGCGGCAGCGACGTGCGCGCCGGCACCTACACCATCGTGGTGGCCGAGGGGCTGCGCGACGCCGGCGGCGCCGTGATGACCGACGCCGGCGCGGGCGTGGACGCGTTCGGCCACGGCAAGCTGGCCGGCGCCGGCAAGTACGTGCGCCAGTCGCTGGAACGGCGCATCGCCGCCGACCCCGACACCGAGGCCTACATGCGCGGCACCGGCCAGTTCGTGGCCGGCATCTACGAGGCCCCCGAAGTGCGCGAGCTGACCCCCAGCCACCTGGTGCGCTCCGGTCCCTCGACCGCCTACGACGTGAATTTCGGCAAGCAGATCGGCGCCGGCGCGGTGGCCCTGCTGGCGGCCGGCATCTCCGGTGTCACCGTGGCCGGCGGCGATGCCGGCGAGGTGCGCTACCTGGCCACCGCGGCCGCCATCGAGCAGTGCCACGTGGCGCAGGAGACGGTGGCCTTCTACGAGGCGCTCGGCGTGTGCTTCGGCCGCGCACCGGTCACCGTGGAGCTGCGCCCGCGCAAGGTCAGCGCCCTCGACCAGCGCTACCTGTAA